From Pontibacillus yanchengensis, the proteins below share one genomic window:
- a CDS encoding acyl-CoA dehydrogenase family protein: protein MQRPFLTESHEIFRQSLRRYLEKEVIPNFEQWEEERHVPRSFWTQLGELGFLCPWVDEQYGGMNADFGYSVVFSEELEKVGAGLVGPGLHNDIVMPYIDAFGTEEQKKKWLPKGTTGEMISAIAMTEPGTGSDLASIKTTAKRDGKDFILNGEKTFITNGYSCNFVVVVCKTDPKAEPAHDGISLIVVDAIDGEVPGFKKGKKLNKVGQHTSDTSELIFEDCRVPADNLLGEEGKGFYYLMDKLQQERLTVAITAMTSCERMLELTMDYIKQREAFGRPISKFQNTQFKIAEMATEIQIGRTFVDNLITKHMAGEAIVNEVSMAKWWTTDLSKKVSGECMQLHGGYGYMEEYEIARRYRDVPVASIYAGTNEIMKTIIAKNLGL from the coding sequence ATGCAAAGACCCTTTTTAACAGAGAGTCATGAAATCTTTAGACAGTCGTTAAGACGGTATTTAGAAAAAGAAGTGATCCCTAATTTTGAACAATGGGAAGAGGAGCGTCATGTCCCACGCTCCTTTTGGACGCAACTTGGAGAGCTTGGGTTTTTATGTCCATGGGTTGATGAGCAATACGGTGGTATGAATGCAGACTTCGGATACTCCGTTGTTTTTTCTGAAGAACTGGAGAAAGTAGGAGCGGGACTAGTGGGGCCTGGTCTTCACAATGATATCGTTATGCCATATATAGATGCTTTTGGTACGGAAGAGCAAAAGAAAAAATGGCTACCTAAAGGTACGACAGGAGAAATGATTTCAGCCATTGCTATGACAGAACCCGGTACTGGCTCTGATTTGGCATCGATTAAAACAACTGCCAAACGGGATGGAAAGGATTTTATATTAAATGGTGAAAAAACATTCATTACGAATGGGTACTCTTGCAACTTTGTCGTTGTTGTTTGCAAAACAGATCCAAAAGCTGAACCCGCTCATGATGGAATCAGCCTCATTGTTGTAGATGCGATTGATGGGGAAGTCCCAGGTTTTAAAAAGGGGAAAAAGCTAAACAAAGTCGGCCAGCATACAAGTGACACATCGGAATTAATCTTTGAGGATTGCCGTGTACCTGCTGACAATTTACTCGGTGAGGAAGGGAAAGGGTTTTATTACTTAATGGATAAATTACAACAGGAACGATTAACTGTAGCGATCACAGCTATGACATCCTGTGAACGAATGCTAGAACTGACAATGGATTATATAAAGCAGCGGGAAGCCTTTGGAAGACCAATTAGTAAGTTCCAAAACACTCAATTCAAAATTGCCGAAATGGCAACGGAAATACAAATAGGTCGAACGTTTGTTGATAACTTAATCACAAAGCATATGGCTGGTGAGGCTATCGTAAATGAAGTATCTATGGCCAAATGGTGGACCACAGACTTATCAAAAAAAGTATCAGGAGAATGCATGCAGCTCCATGGAGGTTATGGATACATGGAAGAATACGAAATTGCCAGACGGTATAGAGATGTTCCGGTAGCTTCGATTTATGCAGGGACTAATGAGATTATGAAAACAATCATTGCGAAGAATTTAGGGCTATAA
- a CDS encoding VanW family protein — MKMAMLTILLLFINPSVQNEDLTIVHDGKEIMHIYRDDYMEEFLGEPFISSSKTTELMNQISDLVHKDAINAKIGDSGEIIPGKTGYHLYQEKFTRMVYSYLLGKGPMTIEAPKLPTHPKVDSEILANIRTQQIGHYVTYFNSNNKERTHNIKLAAEAVDSHAVFPGETFSFNQVVGKRTKEKGYLPAPVIVKGEVTEGIGGGICQVSSTIYNAVDNAGAKIIQRYSHSKSVPYVPPGRDATVSWYGPDFTFKNTYDQPILIRAKVYGGQLSITIYSSNQAEVKNRDIPDASEELPDEIDIEDQH; from the coding sequence ATGAAAATGGCCATGTTAACGATTTTATTACTATTCATTAACCCATCTGTTCAAAATGAAGACTTAACTATTGTGCATGATGGAAAAGAAATCATGCATATCTATCGTGATGATTATATGGAGGAATTTCTTGGTGAACCATTTATCAGTTCATCAAAGACAACTGAGCTTATGAACCAGATTTCAGACCTTGTACATAAGGATGCCATAAATGCCAAGATAGGCGATTCAGGAGAAATCATCCCAGGAAAAACGGGCTATCACCTTTATCAAGAGAAATTCACACGCATGGTGTACAGCTACCTTTTAGGTAAAGGTCCGATGACAATAGAAGCCCCAAAACTTCCCACTCATCCTAAAGTGGACAGCGAAATCCTTGCTAACATACGTACTCAACAAATCGGCCACTATGTCACGTATTTTAATTCAAACAACAAAGAACGGACTCATAACATTAAACTTGCAGCAGAAGCAGTTGATAGTCATGCGGTATTCCCTGGAGAAACCTTTTCATTCAACCAAGTCGTAGGCAAACGAACAAAGGAAAAAGGATATCTACCTGCCCCTGTCATCGTAAAAGGGGAAGTTACAGAAGGTATAGGAGGGGGCATTTGCCAAGTTTCTTCTACAATCTATAATGCCGTTGACAATGCCGGCGCCAAAATTATTCAACGATACTCCCACAGTAAAAGCGTTCCATACGTCCCCCCAGGACGAGACGCTACCGTAAGTTGGTATGGTCCAGACTTCACGTTCAAAAACACGTATGATCAGCCCATACTAATTAGAGCAAAGGTGTATGGCGGACAACTTAGTATAACCATCTATTCCTCTAATCAAGCTGAAGTAAAGAATCGTGATATTCCTGATGCGTCTGAGGAGTTGCCAGACGAAATTGATATAGAGGACCAACACTAA
- a CDS encoding CidA/LrgA family protein, which yields MKILTIGVHITIVTMFYYIGMWIQKAVGLFIPGSIIGMMLLFIALLTNVIKVTWIEKGSALLITHLPFLFIPVTVGVIQYLDLLTGKGLLLPVIVLVSTLLVAVLSGALSQFLVRQKEKQYD from the coding sequence ATGAAGATTTTAACGATAGGAGTACATATTACAATCGTAACAATGTTTTATTACATAGGGATGTGGATTCAAAAAGCAGTAGGGTTGTTTATTCCAGGTAGTATTATTGGGATGATGTTGCTTTTTATTGCATTACTTACGAACGTCATCAAGGTAACTTGGATTGAGAAAGGATCCGCATTATTAATTACGCATCTGCCCTTCCTGTTCATTCCTGTCACGGTAGGTGTTATTCAATATCTGGACTTGCTAACGGGAAAGGGTCTTCTGCTTCCTGTAATTGTATTAGTTAGTACTCTCCTTGTTGCGGTTTTATCTGGTGCACTCAGTCAATTTTTAGTTCGGCAAAAGGAGAAGCAATATGATTGA
- a CDS encoding LrgB family protein, with the protein MIDLMIGIAAILGTLFIYIGSLTLYQRLRSPITLPVFVSTIVVSCLLLVSNVSYDAYMKGGAWVDWFLGPAVVALAYPLYKQRAILKSFMIPIVSSVTVGAVIGISSGITLLKWAEFEPSIIYSIVPKNATTPVAMPVAKSLGGIPSLAAVFVIFAGIVGAVMGPSLFKWTRITHFLGKGVGMGTASHAIGTSKAMEESEEEGAVSTVAMILGAIVISFISPLVVFLLL; encoded by the coding sequence ATGATTGATCTGATGATTGGAATAGCAGCAATATTAGGGACTCTTTTCATATATATAGGTTCACTAACATTATATCAGCGGTTACGTTCCCCAATTACTCTTCCTGTGTTCGTCTCTACTATTGTGGTTAGTTGCCTGTTGCTGGTAAGCAATGTTTCGTATGATGCATATATGAAGGGTGGGGCGTGGGTTGACTGGTTTTTAGGCCCCGCAGTAGTTGCGTTAGCTTATCCCTTATATAAGCAACGAGCTATTTTGAAATCCTTTATGATCCCAATTGTTTCAAGCGTGACAGTTGGTGCTGTAATTGGGATTTCCTCGGGAATCACCCTTCTGAAATGGGCCGAATTTGAACCATCCATTATCTACTCCATTGTTCCAAAAAACGCCACAACTCCTGTGGCAATGCCTGTAGCCAAAAGTCTTGGTGGTATCCCATCCTTGGCTGCTGTTTTTGTGATTTTTGCTGGAATAGTAGGAGCAGTTATGGGACCAAGTTTATTCAAATGGACTCGCATCACTCACTTTTTAGGTAAGGGTGTGGGGATGGGAACGGCATCTCATGCGATTGGTACATCTAAGGCTATGGAGGAAAGTGAGGAAGAAGGAGCGGTCAGTACAGTTGCCATGATACTAGGTGCCATTGTCATATCCTTCATTAGTCCATTAGTTGTGTTCCTATTGTTGTAA
- a CDS encoding cytochrome P450 family protein: protein METMEKLFQSNFKKGAYPFYESLRQHDPIFLMSQQQNQSSWIITKYDHVKELLKTQSFIKDQSKLFSTSPHDTPQDEMTTIFQNMMLDVDPPDHTRLRKLVQPYFNPKTIKNLQPRIEDIADLLIMEINNKKGKIDLINDFAFPLPIIVISELLGVPAEDRNKFRRWSNTIIAASDNMATDFVEDVQAFTNYLTRLFEERREEPQDDLISNLLQAEEEGEQLNRTELYSMIVLLIIAGHETTVNLIANTMYALFEHPRQMERLQEDFSLTENAIEEGLRYYSPVDFSTARWAEDDMEFHGKHIRRGDLVLASISSANRDECKFEQADEFDITRKDFQHVAFGFGIHFCLGAPLARLEGKVALEKLLSAFPEIRLDEQRQEPNWRAVFLLRGLENLYVNID from the coding sequence ATGGAAACAATGGAAAAACTATTTCAGTCCAATTTTAAAAAAGGGGCTTACCCTTTCTATGAATCCTTACGTCAACATGACCCTATTTTTCTTATGTCTCAACAGCAAAACCAATCATCTTGGATTATCACAAAATATGACCATGTGAAAGAGTTATTAAAGACACAAAGCTTTATAAAAGACCAGTCCAAACTATTTTCAACCTCTCCACATGACACACCCCAAGACGAAATGACGACGATTTTTCAAAACATGATGCTAGATGTCGATCCACCTGACCACACAAGACTTCGAAAATTAGTCCAACCATACTTCAATCCAAAGACAATAAAGAATCTACAACCAAGAATTGAAGATATTGCTGATCTATTGATTATGGAAATAAACAACAAAAAAGGGAAAATCGATTTAATCAATGACTTTGCATTTCCGCTCCCAATCATTGTGATTAGCGAATTACTAGGTGTACCTGCTGAAGATCGAAATAAATTCAGAAGATGGTCAAACACGATAATAGCTGCGTCTGATAATATGGCAACGGATTTTGTAGAAGACGTTCAGGCATTTACAAATTATTTGACGCGACTATTTGAGGAAAGACGCGAAGAACCACAAGATGATCTCATATCCAACCTTCTTCAGGCAGAAGAAGAGGGAGAACAATTAAACCGAACAGAATTATATTCTATGATTGTTCTTTTAATTATTGCTGGACATGAGACAACCGTGAACCTCATCGCCAACACAATGTATGCTCTGTTTGAACATCCACGACAAATGGAGCGATTACAAGAGGACTTTTCATTGACTGAGAATGCTATTGAAGAGGGACTCCGGTATTATAGCCCTGTTGATTTTTCTACAGCTCGTTGGGCAGAGGACGACATGGAATTTCACGGTAAACATATTCGTCGAGGTGATTTAGTACTTGCTTCTATCAGCTCCGCTAATCGCGATGAATGCAAGTTCGAACAAGCAGATGAATTTGATATTACAAGAAAAGACTTCCAGCATGTAGCCTTCGGTTTCGGGATTCATTTCTGTCTTGGTGCACCGCTAGCTCGTTTAGAGGGGAAAGTCGCACTTGAAAAGCTTCTTTCAGCCTTTCCGGAAATTCGGTTGGATGAACAACGTCAGGAACCAAATTGGCGCGCTGTATTTTTACTAAGAGGATTAGAAAACTTGTACGTGAACATTGACTAA
- a CDS encoding kinase codes for MIDFAGKSHLNKNDLDGYKLIGDGKDGEIYQIAEDKCVKYFFKEETQQKELEALKVGQSSPIFPGLYEYGDNYIVMQYVEGVSLARHLKKEKQISKALTAKVIALLQELQRVGFTRWDTEIRHILIAQDHQLKVIDHKRAFSTKTHIPTKLFKGLKKYDVLDEFLEYVKELHPSSYQDWMNKK; via the coding sequence ATGATTGATTTTGCAGGGAAGAGTCACTTGAACAAAAATGATTTAGATGGGTACAAGCTGATTGGTGATGGCAAAGATGGTGAAATATATCAAATTGCAGAAGATAAATGCGTGAAGTACTTCTTTAAAGAAGAAACGCAACAGAAGGAATTAGAAGCGTTAAAAGTGGGGCAATCCTCTCCCATCTTCCCTGGGTTATATGAATACGGGGACAATTACATTGTAATGCAATACGTAGAGGGGGTTTCACTAGCGCGTCATTTAAAAAAAGAAAAACAAATTTCTAAAGCACTAACAGCTAAGGTTATTGCGTTGCTTCAGGAATTACAGCGAGTGGGGTTTACAAGGTGGGATACGGAAATCCGTCATATCTTAATAGCTCAGGATCACCAATTAAAAGTTATTGATCATAAGCGAGCTTTTTCTACCAAAACTCATATACCAACTAAATTGTTTAAAGGCCTGAAAAAATATGATGTGCTGGATGAGTTTTTAGAGTATGTCAAAGAGCTGCATCCTTCTAGTTATCAAGATTGGATGAATAAAAAGTGA
- a CDS encoding DctP family TRAP transporter solute-binding subunit, translated as MKKVQWSLIVSIMIGLMVFTVYNFRAKGEDIHFDDEQEDLTDQIVIKFSHVVAENTPKGLAAQRFAKLVQKKTNNKVKVEVYPNGMLYSDEAEFEALKQGSIQMIAPASTKITRTFSELALLDLPYAFPNYEAVNKALTGNIRDELLANVKNDNMFGLAIWNNGFKQMTTSSGPLTGPSDFADQHFRVMTGPVIQAQFEALHAETSQIPFNRTYQNLTNQTITGQENTLSNIYSKRFYEVQTHMTISNHGLLSYVVLMNQGFWDKLSPELQQNIQSAMKEATNWNHQHAVKMNQQALKRIKEQSDIHIYDLPPERKEVWRRQFEEVYDRFDEEIGKSLMEELEELREKYK; from the coding sequence ATGAAAAAAGTGCAATGGTCTTTAATCGTTAGTATTATGATTGGACTCATGGTATTTACGGTTTATAATTTTCGAGCTAAAGGTGAAGATATTCATTTTGACGATGAACAAGAAGATTTAACTGACCAAATTGTCATTAAATTTAGCCATGTTGTCGCAGAGAACACCCCTAAAGGGTTAGCTGCTCAACGATTTGCAAAGTTAGTCCAAAAGAAGACAAATAACAAAGTGAAGGTTGAGGTTTATCCCAACGGTATGCTTTATTCTGATGAAGCTGAATTCGAAGCATTAAAACAAGGATCTATTCAGATGATAGCTCCTGCTTCAACCAAAATAACCCGTACGTTCTCTGAATTAGCTCTGCTAGATTTACCTTATGCCTTTCCTAACTATGAAGCTGTCAATAAAGCTCTAACAGGAAATATAAGGGATGAGCTTTTAGCAAATGTAAAAAATGATAATATGTTTGGACTTGCCATTTGGAATAATGGCTTCAAACAAATGACGACAAGTAGCGGACCATTAACAGGTCCATCTGACTTCGCTGATCAGCATTTCAGAGTTATGACCGGACCGGTAATACAAGCACAGTTCGAAGCTCTTCATGCAGAAACCAGTCAAATACCTTTTAATCGCACCTACCAAAACCTTACGAATCAAACCATTACTGGCCAGGAGAATACACTATCCAATATTTATTCGAAGCGATTTTATGAAGTTCAAACTCATATGACCATTAGCAATCACGGGCTATTAAGTTACGTTGTACTCATGAACCAAGGCTTCTGGGACAAACTCTCACCTGAATTACAACAAAACATTCAATCCGCTATGAAAGAAGCCACCAATTGGAATCACCAACATGCCGTAAAAATGAATCAACAAGCCTTAAAAAGAATTAAAGAGCAATCTGACATACATATTTATGACCTACCACCAGAACGAAAAGAAGTATGGAGAAGACAATTTGAGGAAGTATATGATCGGTTTGACGAGGAAATTGGAAAGAGCCTTATGGAAGAGCTTGAGGAATTACGGGAGAAATACAAGTAA
- a CDS encoding ATP-binding protein, which yields MKSLPIKLKITILAFAIVLVSLMIGGLVIIGNVENVKEEELRKRTMITARTVAQVPEVEQYITETRGWTTINPIVERIRIINNADYIVTLNMEHERYSHPVQSKLGTVSKGEDEGPAFAEHTYTSLAKGEAGTAVRAFVPIVNENHKQVGVVIAGNLLPGFLEMLSSVKREMIVIMILTLTFGVLGSSLLARHIKEQMYNLEPHEIVRILTERTATFHAMHEGIIAIDKNESITVFNEKAKEMLGVSGEVIGKQIRNVIADTRLPEILHQDAPVYNQEIRVRDTNIMSNRIPITMNNEQAGAVAIFQDRTEVTHLAEELTGVKAFVEALRVQNHEHMNKLHTIAGLIQLGKQEEALSYVYQVSEEQEELTRSLREQIKNDSLIGLLLSKVSRGKELGIKVTISPESKITTFPENLDHHDFVLILGNLIENAFAALEKTEIEQKRVFVSIEQCHEKCNIIVEDNGYGIDKGEMEAIFEEGFTTKKEEGHGMGLYLVQNIVQKGNGNIEVDSYPNEGASFIITFPMEHKQSIKGEKMDGEVDD from the coding sequence TTGAAATCGCTACCAATAAAATTGAAAATTACGATTTTAGCCTTTGCAATCGTTCTTGTATCCTTGATGATTGGTGGTCTGGTCATTATTGGGAATGTTGAAAATGTGAAGGAAGAGGAACTAAGAAAACGAACGATGATTACAGCAAGAACGGTAGCCCAAGTACCAGAGGTTGAGCAATATATTACGGAAACTCGTGGATGGACAACAATAAATCCCATAGTCGAGCGAATTCGGATTATAAACAATGCAGATTATATCGTAACATTAAATATGGAACATGAACGTTATTCACACCCTGTACAGTCGAAACTTGGAACGGTATCTAAAGGGGAAGATGAAGGTCCTGCATTTGCCGAGCATACCTATACGTCGTTAGCCAAAGGCGAAGCGGGCACAGCGGTTCGTGCATTTGTTCCTATTGTAAATGAGAACCATAAACAGGTAGGGGTAGTCATTGCCGGAAATCTATTACCTGGATTTTTGGAAATGTTATCTAGTGTAAAACGTGAAATGATTGTGATTATGATTCTTACATTGACATTTGGAGTACTTGGTTCATCTCTGTTAGCTAGACATATCAAGGAACAAATGTATAACCTAGAGCCTCATGAAATTGTAAGGATTTTAACGGAAAGAACAGCAACCTTCCATGCCATGCATGAAGGCATTATCGCTATTGATAAGAATGAATCTATCACAGTATTTAATGAAAAAGCAAAAGAAATGTTAGGTGTTTCTGGTGAGGTCATAGGAAAGCAAATCCGCAACGTGATAGCAGATACTAGATTACCAGAAATCCTTCATCAAGATGCTCCAGTCTACAACCAAGAAATACGTGTTCGCGATACGAATATTATGAGTAATCGTATCCCTATTACAATGAATAATGAACAAGCTGGCGCTGTAGCCATTTTTCAGGATCGAACAGAAGTAACTCATTTAGCGGAAGAGTTAACAGGGGTGAAAGCCTTCGTGGAGGCACTTCGTGTACAAAATCATGAGCATATGAACAAATTGCATACTATTGCCGGACTCATTCAACTTGGAAAACAAGAAGAAGCCTTAAGCTATGTGTATCAGGTTTCTGAGGAACAAGAAGAACTTACACGCTCCCTACGAGAGCAAATTAAGAATGACAGTCTCATAGGTTTATTATTGAGTAAAGTTAGCCGTGGTAAAGAGTTAGGTATTAAGGTTACTATTTCTCCTGAGAGTAAGATTACGACTTTTCCTGAAAACCTAGATCATCATGATTTTGTATTGATATTAGGTAATTTAATAGAGAACGCGTTTGCCGCATTAGAAAAAACAGAAATAGAACAAAAACGTGTATTTGTAAGTATTGAACAATGTCATGAAAAATGCAACATTATTGTAGAAGACAATGGTTATGGAATCGATAAGGGAGAGATGGAAGCGATTTTTGAGGAAGGCTTTACAACTAAGAAGGAAGAAGGGCATGGAATGGGCCTTTATTTAGTCCAAAACATTGTACAAAAAGGAAATGGGAATATCGAGGTGGATTCTTATCCAAATGAAGGGGCAAGTTTTATCATTACCTTTCCAATGGAACATAAACAATCAATAAAAGGGGAGAAGATGGATGGCGAAGTCGATGATTAA
- a CDS encoding response regulator — translation MAKSMIKVLLIEDDPMVQEVNKQFIDSVEGFLVIDKASNGKEGIEKVQQLQPDLVLLDIYIPSQDGISVLQQIRSEQLTVDVIAVTAANDKQTIRTILQQGAVDYIMKPFQFERMKHALEQYKRYRTRLEEEGAMNQQSLDELLHNQANQEERISDKQHDLPKGLNEVTLNQIREYISNQQQSQSAEEVAIGIGIARVTARRYLEYLKEVGDIRLSIQYGGVGRPMNRYVRK, via the coding sequence ATGGCGAAGTCGATGATTAAAGTTCTGCTCATTGAAGATGATCCAATGGTGCAAGAAGTAAATAAACAATTCATTGATAGTGTGGAAGGGTTCCTTGTAATAGATAAAGCTTCTAATGGAAAAGAAGGCATTGAAAAAGTTCAACAATTACAACCTGATCTAGTTCTTTTAGATATTTACATTCCAAGCCAGGATGGGATATCGGTTTTGCAACAAATACGAAGTGAACAATTAACAGTCGATGTCATTGCTGTGACTGCTGCTAATGATAAACAAACCATTCGTACTATACTTCAACAAGGAGCGGTAGACTATATCATGAAGCCGTTTCAATTCGAACGGATGAAGCATGCACTGGAACAATATAAGCGATATAGAACTAGATTAGAAGAAGAAGGGGCAATGAATCAACAATCATTAGATGAGTTATTACATAATCAAGCCAATCAAGAGGAACGCATATCTGATAAGCAACATGACCTCCCGAAAGGCTTAAATGAAGTCACTCTTAACCAAATCAGAGAGTATATCAGTAACCAACAACAATCACAATCTGCTGAAGAGGTAGCTATCGGAATTGGTATTGCTAGAGTTACCGCAAGGAGATATTTAGAGTATTTAAAGGAAGTTGGCGATATAAGGCTTTCGATTCAATATGGAGGAGTAGGGAGGCCAATGAATCGTTATGTACGTAAATAA
- a CDS encoding TRAP transporter substrate-binding protein produces MKKYLSLLVGMMLLIGVIAGCGARSSQGSSGNEEGSSSSEDKIVVKFSHVVAENTPKGKAANKFEKLAEKYTNGKVDVQVFPNSQLYSDDEVLSAIQQNNVQLAAPATSKVSKLFPEWQVFDLPFAFPDTKAVQEAMESEEIGGKLFSMLKEEQLLGLSMWDNGFKQMTLDSHTLKKPSDFEGEKFRVMSSKVLEAQFEAVDANPTPMPFSEVYSALEQGVINGQENTLSNIYSKKFHEVQDYMTISNHGYLGYAVITNNEFWQGLPDDVRKNMEKALNETTKWVRENGKRLNDENLKKIKEDGTLKEIHKLTEEEKQAWIKAMDPVYKEFEEEIGKDLIDAVKGLRE; encoded by the coding sequence TTGAAAAAATACTTAAGTTTACTAGTAGGTATGATGTTATTGATTGGAGTCATTGCAGGATGTGGAGCACGCTCTTCACAAGGTTCTAGTGGTAACGAAGAAGGATCAAGCTCTTCTGAAGATAAGATTGTCGTGAAGTTTTCCCACGTAGTAGCGGAAAACACGCCTAAAGGAAAGGCAGCAAACAAATTTGAAAAGCTAGCAGAAAAATATACTAACGGTAAAGTCGACGTACAAGTATTTCCGAACTCCCAGTTGTATTCCGATGATGAAGTATTATCAGCGATTCAGCAAAATAATGTACAACTAGCTGCTCCAGCTACATCAAAGGTCTCCAAACTATTCCCTGAATGGCAGGTGTTTGACCTACCATTTGCTTTTCCAGATACAAAAGCAGTTCAGGAAGCAATGGAGAGTGAAGAAATTGGTGGAAAGTTATTCTCTATGTTAAAAGAGGAACAGCTATTAGGTTTATCCATGTGGGATAACGGATTTAAACAAATGACATTAGATTCTCATACCTTGAAAAAGCCCTCTGATTTTGAAGGGGAGAAATTCCGCGTTATGTCCAGTAAAGTGCTAGAGGCTCAATTCGAAGCGGTAGATGCGAATCCAACACCAATGCCATTCTCAGAAGTGTATAGTGCATTAGAGCAAGGTGTTATTAATGGTCAAGAGAACACATTATCCAATATTTATTCTAAGAAATTTCATGAAGTACAGGATTATATGACAATTAGTAACCATGGTTACCTTGGATATGCAGTCATTACGAATAACGAATTTTGGCAAGGGCTACCAGATGATGTGCGTAAAAACATGGAGAAAGCACTGAATGAGACAACTAAATGGGTTCGTGAGAATGGAAAGCGCTTAAATGATGAAAATCTTAAGAAGATTAAAGAAGATGGCACGTTAAAAGAAATCCATAAACTGACAGAGGAAGAGAAACAAGCGTGGATAAAAGCCATGGATCCTGTTTATAAAGAGTTTGAAGAGGAAATAGGAAAAGATTTAATTGATGCTGTGAAGGGTCTACGCGAATAA
- a CDS encoding TRAP transporter small permease, whose amino-acid sequence MKTVLYILKKMEEISVGIAMSIAVLLSFVEVVLRKFFGESLGFTHEVVVYLLIYAGLVGAAIGVRDKVHLGVDLAVKQFPHTLQKGVVLVTTAVCTFFTTVITVLGVQHVGNIAAFGQVTPELEIPLFIPLLIVPLSFGLMTLHFIRELLQVIRTKPEHVLQEEGGAH is encoded by the coding sequence ATGAAGACTGTTCTATATATCCTAAAAAAGATGGAAGAAATATCAGTTGGTATTGCAATGTCTATCGCAGTTTTATTGTCCTTTGTGGAAGTTGTGTTACGGAAATTCTTTGGGGAAAGCTTAGGATTTACGCATGAAGTCGTTGTGTATTTACTGATTTATGCAGGTCTAGTCGGTGCAGCTATAGGTGTACGAGACAAGGTTCACCTTGGTGTTGATCTAGCCGTGAAACAATTTCCCCACACCCTTCAGAAAGGGGTTGTGCTGGTAACGACAGCTGTGTGTACTTTTTTTACAACTGTGATTACCGTTTTGGGTGTACAACATGTCGGCAATATTGCTGCATTTGGGCAAGTCACACCTGAATTAGAAATCCCATTATTCATTCCGTTGCTCATCGTCCCATTATCTTTTGGTTTAATGACGCTCCATTTTATACGTGAATTGCTTCAAGTGATCAGAACGAAGCCTGAACATGTGCTACAAGAGGAAGGGGGAGCTCACTAA